In Gossypium hirsutum isolate 1008001.06 chromosome D06, Gossypium_hirsutum_v2.1, whole genome shotgun sequence, one genomic interval encodes:
- the LOC121218210 gene encoding transcription factor bHLH145 isoform X1, whose protein sequence is MREGCGFSFPEQRFDWRSHDLSSLAAPHPLVQQNTNPQLVNSGIDMVSVPRTLPDYANPGIVPQLQVGQVNEPCGWFYCSPHYWQGLVPASTNPYEYHNEKIVSKAGSGCAQKRFLVFDQSGDQTTMIFSSSFGTPIKCATWGSKSPAACNFNGKDPITKVNPDLHSGPISSNVFDENGTNTQSEMHEDTEELNALLYSDDDSYYTDDEVTSAVHSPSRMTACPEQFEGGGTEKVASSIGPTKKRKLLNDGNDYLPLLTDAAISVNPSRCSEYVDDADSSCANMESSSSNKRLRIEKIQETVSVLRSLIPNGEGKDAIMVLGEAIDYLKSLKLKAKTLGLNAL, encoded by the coding sequence ATGAGAGAAGGCTGTGGATTTTCGTTTCCAGAGCAGCGATTCGATTGGCGATCGCATGACTTGAGTTCTTTGGCTGCTCCTCATCCTTTGGTTCAGCAAAATACTAATCCTCAACTTGTTAACTCTGGCATCGATATGGTCTCGGTCCCGAGGACTCTGCCAGATTATGCAAATCCTGGAATAGTACCTCAATTGCAGGTTGGCCAAGTTAACGAACCTTGTGGCTGGTTTTACTGTTCACCCCACTATTGGCAGGGCTTGGTGCCTGCTTCAACCAACCCTTATGAGTATCACAATGAAAAGATTGTTTCGAAGGCTGGTTCGGGGTGTGCTCAGAAGAGATTCCTTGTTTTTGATCAATCTGGTGATCAAACTACTATGATATTTAGCTCTTCTTTCGGGACTCCTATCAAATGCGCCACTTGGGGTTCAAAATCTCCTGCTGCTTGTAACTTTAATGGCAAGGATCCGATAACCAAAGTAAACCCTGATCTTCACTCTGGACCGATATCCTCAAATGTGTTTGATGAGAATGGGACCAATACGCAAAGTGAAATGCACGAGGATACTGAAGAACTAAATGCGTTGCTTTACTCGGATGATGATAGTTATTATACTGATGATGAAGTTACAAGCGCAGTTCATTCTCCTAGTAGAATGACGGCTTGCCCAGAGCAATTCGAGGGAGGAGGAACTGAAAAGGTTGCTAGCTCTATTGGACCAACTAAAAAGCGAAAACTGCTCAATGACGGTAATGATTACCTGCCGTTGCTTACAGACGCTGCTATTTCAGTAAATCCTAGCAGATGTTCTGAGTATGTGGATGATGCAGATTCTAGCTGTGCCAATATGGAATCCTCTTCAAGTAATAAGAGACTGAGAATCGAAAAAATTCAAGAGACCGTGAGTGTTCTACGAAGCTTAATTCCAAATGGGGAAGGCAAAGATGCAATCATGGTTCTTGGTGAAGCTATTGATTACTTGAAATCCCTTAAACTCAAAGCCAAAACCTTGGGACTTAATGCTCTATGA
- the LOC121218210 gene encoding transcription factor bHLH145 isoform X2 has product MREGCGFSFPEQRFDWRSHDLSSLAAPHPLVQQNTNPQLVNSGIDMVSVPRTLPDYANPGIVPQLQVGQVNEPCGWFYCSPHYWQGLVPASTNPYEYHNEKIVSKAGSGCAQKRFLVFDQSGDQTTMIFSSSFGTPIKCATWGSKSPAACNFNGKDPITKVNPDLHSGPISSNVFDENGTNTQSEMHEDTEELNALLYSDDDSYYTDDEVTSAVHSPSRMTACPEQFEGGGTEKVASSIGPTKKRKLLNDDSSCANMESSSSNKRLRIEKIQETVSVLRSLIPNGEGKDAIMVLGEAIDYLKSLKLKAKTLGLNAL; this is encoded by the exons ATGAGAGAAGGCTGTGGATTTTCGTTTCCAGAGCAGCGATTCGATTGGCGATCGCATGACTTGAGTTCTTTGGCTGCTCCTCATCCTTTGGTTCAGCAAAATACTAATCCTCAACTTGTTAACTCTGGCATCGATATGGTCTCGGTCCCGAGGACTCTGCCAGATTATGCAAATCCTGGAATAGTACCTCAATTGCAGGTTGGCCAAGTTAACGAACCTTGTGGCTGGTTTTACTGTTCACCCCACTATTGGCAGGGCTTGGTGCCTGCTTCAACCAACCCTTATGAGTATCACAATGAAAAGATTGTTTCGAAGGCTGGTTCGGGGTGTGCTCAGAAGAGATTCCTTGTTTTTGATCAATCTGGTGATCAAACTACTATGATATTTAGCTCTTCTTTCGGGACTCCTATCAAATGCGCCACTTGGGGTTCAAAATCTCCTGCTGCTTGTAACTTTAATGGCAAGGATCCGATAACCAAAGTAAACCCTGATCTTCACTCTGGACCGATATCCTCAAATGTGTTTGATGAGAATGGGACCAATACGCAAAGTGAAATGCACGAGGATACTGAAGAACTAAATGCGTTGCTTTACTCGGATGATGATAGTTATTATACTGATGATGAAGTTACAAGCGCAGTTCATTCTCCTAGTAGAATGACGGCTTGCCCAGAGCAATTCGAGGGAGGAGGAACTGAAAAGGTTGCTAGCTCTATTGGACCAACTAAAAAGCGAAAACTGCTCAATGACG ATTCTAGCTGTGCCAATATGGAATCCTCTTCAAGTAATAAGAGACTGAGAATCGAAAAAATTCAAGAGACCGTGAGTGTTCTACGAAGCTTAATTCCAAATGGGGAAGGCAAAGATGCAATCATGGTTCTTGGTGAAGCTATTGATTACTTGAAATCCCTTAAACTCAAAGCCAAAACCTTGGGACTTAATGCTCTATGA